The Marinitoga hydrogenitolerans DSM 16785 nucleotide sequence ATCGGGGGTGTTAATATTATAAAAGAATTTTTTAAAAAAAATTGGTGGAGGTATTTAATAGGAATAACCTTTTTATTGGTTATCGATTATATGCAAATTTTTATTCCTAAAAGAATTGGGGATATAATGGATGATCTAAAACTTATTAAAGATTTTGAAGTAATAAAGTTATCTATTTATTCAATATTGATATTAGCAATATCAATAATGATTGGGCGATTTATATGGCGTTTTTTTATTTTTGGCACATCCAGATTATTTGAATTTAAAACAGCAAATATTATGTTTTCACATATTTTAGACCAATCATATGATTTTTATGATAAATGGAGAACTGGTGACTTAATGACCAGGTTTACGGAAGATCTAAATGCAGTAAGAATGGCTATGGGGCCATCGATAGTAATGATTATAGATACTGTATTTATGTCTACTATAACGATAATAGCAATGATAAATTTTGTTAATCCTAAGTTAACGCTATTATCTTTGACACCTTTGCCGATAATAGGATTAATAACGTTGTTTTTTGGAAGGACAATAAGGAAATTATTTAAAAATTTACAAAAAACTATATCAGATCTTTCAGATCATACCGAAGAAAGTTATGCTGGTATACATGTGGTTAAGGTGTTTTCATTAGAAAATACAATGAAAAAAAGATTTAATGATAGATCTATGAAATATTATGATGCACAAATGAAATTAATTAAAACATGGGGTTTAATGTTTCCGCTAATACAATTCTTAGCCTCATTATCAGGGGTTTTAGCAATATATTTTGGCGGGAAAATGGTAATAAATAATGAAATTACATTTGGGCAATTAGTAATGTTCTACTCATATATAGGTATGCTTGTGTGGCCTATGATGGCTGTAGGTTGGGTAGTAAATGTTCTCCAAAGGGGGAAGGCTTCTTATCAAAGATTAATGGAAATAATGAAATCAAAATCATCAGTTATAGAACCAGAAAATATAGATAGAAGTTATAAATTTAAAGGTCATATAAAAATAAATAATCTTAATTTTAAATATTCTGGTTCAGAAAAATATGCTTTAAAAAATATTAATATGGAAATAAAACCAGGAGAGATGGTAGCATTTGTAGGTAAAATAGGTTCAGGTAAATCGACTCTTCCAAAATTATTATTGAAATTTTATCCAGTTGAAGATAATACAATATTTATAGATGGAATAGATATAAATAAGATACATTCTAAGATTATTAGAGATAACATTGCATATGTTCCACAGGAATCTTTTTTATTTTCAATGCCAATAGAAGATAATATAAGTTTTGCCCATCCGAAAGAAGTTAAAAAAGCTCCAAAATATGCAAAAATAGCAAATGTTCATGAGGATATAATAGATTTACCAGAAAAATATAAAACATTAGTAGGTGAAAGAGGAGTTACGCTTTCTGGTGGTCAAAAACAAAGGGTTTCAATAGCCAGGGCTTTAGCTAAAAATGCTCCGTTTATTATCTTGGATGATTGTCTTTCTGCTGTTGATACTGAAACAGAAGAAGCAATAATAACTAATCTTAGAAATAATACAGTTAATAAAACAATGATTGTTATATCACACAGATTAAAAGCTGTTAGAAATGCTGATAAAATTTATGTTTTTGAAAATGGTGAAATAATAGAACAAGGAAATCATAATGAATTATTAGCATTAGAAGGTGCATATTATAGTATGTATATGAAACAGTTAATTGAAGAAAAATTAGAGGAGGAATAATATGCGGACAGCTCATACAGATATATTAAAAGAAGAAAATCAACGAGGTATATCCAACATAAAAATATTTAAAATGCTATGGACATATATGAAAAAATATTATATTATATTGATATTATCTTTTTTATTTTTATTTTTATCAACAATTGTAGATTTAACTATACCAAGCGTTATGAGATATGTAATAGACAATGTTATAAATTCCGCATACAAATTTGAAAAAATAGATAATAATTTTAAATCATCACCAACAGGAGATTATACCTTAAAA carries:
- a CDS encoding ABC transporter ATP-binding protein, with protein sequence MQTKIGGVNIIKEFFKKNWWRYLIGITFLLVIDYMQIFIPKRIGDIMDDLKLIKDFEVIKLSIYSILILAISIMIGRFIWRFFIFGTSRLFEFKTANIMFSHILDQSYDFYDKWRTGDLMTRFTEDLNAVRMAMGPSIVMIIDTVFMSTITIIAMINFVNPKLTLLSLTPLPIIGLITLFFGRTIRKLFKNLQKTISDLSDHTEESYAGIHVVKVFSLENTMKKRFNDRSMKYYDAQMKLIKTWGLMFPLIQFLASLSGVLAIYFGGKMVINNEITFGQLVMFYSYIGMLVWPMMAVGWVVNVLQRGKASYQRLMEIMKSKSSVIEPENIDRSYKFKGHIKINNLNFKYSGSEKYALKNINMEIKPGEMVAFVGKIGSGKSTLPKLLLKFYPVEDNTIFIDGIDINKIHSKIIRDNIAYVPQESFLFSMPIEDNISFAHPKEVKKAPKYAKIANVHEDIIDLPEKYKTLVGERGVTLSGGQKQRVSIARALAKNAPFIILDDCLSAVDTETEEAIITNLRNNTVNKTMIVISHRLKAVRNADKIYVFENGEIIEQGNHNELLALEGAYYSMYMKQLIEEKLEEE